From a region of the Hymenobacter jejuensis genome:
- a CDS encoding hybrid sensor histidine kinase/response regulator, translated as MKKILLIDDNEQDRMLYKRFLGKQVGHERIEIHEASSGKEGLTLFAAQKPDCVLLDHNLLDTDGLTLLGDLKRLAPPDALCVVMITGGGSETLAVRALNEGALDYLVKQQFDRELLRKTVMHAIEKNEWRQYVTRYHGQLQAVNQQLRESLEELTETRQQIQEKNAQLTIANEAIRARNQELAATNQQLARTNIDLDNFVYAASHDLRQPVHNLHGLFDELRRTATFHDPEAAQMLRFVDDSLRDLTATITDLAAVVQVARQPGEQKAEPVGLADLTADVLQTLRPQLQTTQADVQTDFSALPELLYVRSNLRTIVLNLVANALKYRHPDRPALVRVRSNQLADQPVLEVADNGLGIDLERHGSELFQLFRRFHPHAEEGTGVGLFLVNRLVQAQGGRIEVESQLDCGTTFRVFF; from the coding sequence GTGAAAAAGATATTACTCATTGACGACAATGAGCAGGACCGCATGCTGTACAAGCGGTTTCTGGGCAAGCAAGTCGGGCACGAGCGAATCGAGATTCATGAAGCCTCGTCGGGGAAAGAAGGCCTTACCTTGTTTGCGGCCCAAAAGCCCGATTGTGTCCTGCTGGACCACAACTTACTCGACACTGACGGCCTTACGCTGCTGGGCGACCTGAAACGGCTGGCGCCCCCGGATGCTTTGTGCGTGGTCATGATTACGGGTGGTGGCAGCGAAACCCTGGCCGTACGCGCCCTCAACGAAGGTGCCCTGGACTACTTGGTGAAGCAGCAGTTTGACCGCGAACTGCTCCGCAAAACCGTGATGCACGCCATCGAGAAAAACGAGTGGCGGCAATACGTCACGCGCTACCACGGGCAACTGCAAGCCGTAAACCAGCAACTGCGCGAATCGCTCGAAGAGCTTACCGAAACGCGCCAGCAGATCCAGGAAAAAAACGCCCAGCTCACCATCGCCAACGAAGCCATTCGGGCGCGCAACCAAGAGCTGGCGGCCACCAACCAACAGCTGGCCCGCACCAATATTGACCTAGACAACTTCGTGTACGCCGCCTCACACGACCTGCGCCAACCGGTGCACAACCTGCACGGCTTGTTTGATGAATTGCGCCGCACGGCCACTTTTCACGACCCCGAAGCGGCCCAGATGCTGCGCTTCGTCGACGATTCGCTGCGCGACCTCACAGCTACCATCACCGATCTGGCAGCCGTAGTGCAGGTAGCCCGCCAACCCGGCGAGCAAAAAGCCGAACCCGTAGGCTTGGCAGATCTCACCGCCGACGTGCTGCAGACCTTACGCCCTCAATTGCAGACCACGCAAGCCGACGTTCAAACGGATTTTAGTGCCTTGCCCGAACTGCTGTATGTGCGCAGCAACCTGCGCACCATCGTGCTCAATTTGGTAGCTAACGCGCTCAAATACCGCCACCCCGACCGCCCGGCCCTGGTGCGGGTGCGCAGCAATCAACTAGCCGACCAGCCGGTGCTCGAAGTGGCTGATAACGGACTCGGCATCGACCTGGAACGGCATGGCTCGGAGTTGTTTCAGCTGTTTCGCCGCTTTCACCCCCACGCCGAAGAAGGCACAGGAGTAGGTCTTTTTCTGGTGAACCGATTGGTACAGGCCCAAGGTGGCCGCATCGAAGTGGAAAGTCAGCTCGACTGCGGCACTACGTTTCGGGTATTTTTCTAG
- a CDS encoding response regulator codes for MTALSLKPILVVEDSAEDFTALGRAFRKHALPNPVLRCEDGDQALEYLQGYGKRAGWPQMLPAFVLLDLNMPGTDGRTVLGVLKQDPYLQSIPVIIFSTSTNVRDIEDCYRLGANSYLTKPIEYSVLEEKTRLLISYWLGTSELPFPNS; via the coding sequence GTGACAGCCTTATCTCTCAAGCCCATCTTGGTGGTGGAGGACAGCGCCGAGGATTTTACGGCCCTGGGCCGTGCCTTCCGCAAGCATGCGCTCCCCAATCCGGTACTGCGCTGTGAAGACGGCGATCAGGCGCTGGAATATCTGCAAGGCTACGGCAAGCGCGCCGGCTGGCCCCAGATGCTGCCGGCTTTTGTGCTGCTCGACCTCAACATGCCCGGCACTGACGGCCGCACCGTGCTCGGCGTACTCAAGCAAGACCCTTATTTACAGTCGATTCCGGTGATCATCTTCAGTACCTCGACCAATGTGCGGGACATCGAAGATTGCTACCGCCTGGGGGCCAATAGCTACCTGACCAAGCCCATTGAATACTCCGTTTTGGAAGAGAAAACCCGGTTGCTGATCAGCTATTGGCTGGGCACTTCGGAGCTACCCTTTCCGAACTCGTAG
- a CDS encoding ATP-binding protein, with amino-acid sequence MDRSTVIYSDESLLNAPVTLTNCDREPIHIPGSVQPYGFLLCLHEETKRIVHASQNTQALIGIPAQELIGAGLDRLLNPVQIAEIERLCDSLTEVTKLQGARLDLVPGQPFYKIILHRYDQLLWLEFEPVEENSASVFDLPSLNVALGQMLGATSVPEFCQYAVDQIREITGFDRVVMYRFAEDASGEVVAEAKRADLDPFMGLHYPATDIPQQARAMYLKNWLRFIPDVSYVPAPLVPVLNPVSNRPPDMTYAVLRSVSPIHLEYLRNMGVAATMTISVIVDGKLWGMMTCHHLTPRLVSYELRELCLFIGKTFSALLKTKQQHDDYAYQLHIRETQVRLFEMVSRQPNFIEGLYRRSPTLLDVMECGGAAICFENEIITLGTTPTKTQIEELTAWLRENVKLDVFYTDSYVRHNPAGLAIRGTSSGVLAISLSQDSSDYIIWFRPEQIQTVTWAGKTQKAEVLQDGQLHLSPRQSFEAWKQLVDSTSAPWKPMEIEAAQEIRLHLSDVRLKIFNELQARAASLSRLNTELSRSNDELDSFAYVASHDLKEPLRGIHNYSIFLLEDYADQLDADGVSKLQTLVRLSQRMEALIESLLQLSRVGRQELQVVETNVNEVVEEVLDMLQPRFEQTQTTVTVTGTLPTIRCDRVRIREVFNNLVTNAMRYNDKPERTVTLGLASNGALGPRGTGRPEDFYVFYVQDNGIGIDPKHHETIFKIFKRLHTQDKYGGGTGAGLAIAKKMVERHEGELWVESTPGNGATFYFSLSKHL; translated from the coding sequence GTGGATCGATCAACCGTAATTTACTCCGACGAGAGCTTGCTCAACGCTCCCGTCACGCTTACCAATTGCGACCGGGAGCCCATTCATATTCCGGGTTCGGTGCAGCCGTACGGGTTTTTGCTGTGCCTCCACGAAGAGACCAAACGGATCGTCCACGCCAGCCAGAATACTCAGGCTCTGATCGGGATTCCCGCGCAGGAGCTCATCGGTGCAGGCCTCGACCGGCTGCTAAACCCAGTTCAGATCGCGGAAATCGAGCGGTTGTGCGACTCGCTGACTGAGGTAACCAAGCTGCAAGGCGCCCGCCTCGACTTGGTGCCGGGCCAGCCGTTCTACAAAATCATCCTGCACCGCTACGACCAGTTGCTGTGGCTGGAGTTTGAGCCCGTCGAAGAAAACAGCGCCAGCGTGTTCGACCTGCCTTCGCTTAACGTGGCGTTGGGCCAGATGCTCGGCGCAACATCGGTGCCGGAGTTCTGCCAGTATGCCGTCGACCAGATTCGAGAAATTACGGGCTTCGACCGGGTAGTGATGTACCGTTTTGCGGAAGATGCCAGCGGCGAAGTAGTAGCCGAAGCCAAACGCGCTGATTTAGACCCATTTATGGGGTTGCATTACCCGGCCACCGACATTCCGCAGCAGGCCCGGGCCATGTACCTCAAAAACTGGTTGCGCTTCATTCCGGACGTTTCGTATGTGCCGGCGCCGCTGGTACCGGTCTTGAACCCGGTTTCCAACCGGCCGCCAGACATGACGTATGCCGTGCTGCGCAGCGTATCGCCCATTCACTTAGAATACCTGCGCAACATGGGCGTGGCGGCCACCATGACCATTTCGGTGATCGTGGATGGCAAGCTCTGGGGCATGATGACCTGCCACCACCTGACGCCCCGGCTGGTGAGCTACGAGCTGCGGGAGCTGTGCCTGTTTATTGGCAAAACCTTCTCGGCCCTGCTCAAAACCAAGCAGCAGCACGACGACTACGCTTACCAGCTCCACATCCGCGAAACACAGGTCCGGCTGTTTGAGATGGTGAGCCGCCAGCCCAACTTCATCGAAGGTCTCTACCGGCGCTCGCCCACTTTGCTGGACGTAATGGAGTGTGGTGGCGCGGCCATTTGCTTTGAAAATGAGATCATTACGCTTGGCACTACTCCTACCAAAACGCAGATTGAGGAGCTGACGGCGTGGTTGCGGGAAAACGTAAAGCTGGATGTATTTTACACCGACTCGTATGTGCGGCACAACCCGGCGGGGCTTGCCATTCGGGGTACGAGCAGCGGGGTGCTGGCCATTTCGCTTTCCCAGGATTCCAGCGACTACATCATCTGGTTTCGGCCCGAGCAAATCCAGACAGTGACGTGGGCGGGCAAAACCCAGAAAGCCGAGGTCCTGCAAGACGGCCAGTTGCACTTATCGCCCCGGCAGTCGTTTGAGGCCTGGAAGCAGCTGGTTGACAGCACGTCGGCCCCCTGGAAACCCATGGAAATTGAGGCCGCCCAAGAGATTCGCCTGCACCTTTCCGACGTCAGACTCAAGATTTTCAACGAGTTGCAAGCCCGCGCTGCCAGCCTGAGCCGCCTGAACACTGAGCTTTCGCGCAGCAACGACGAGCTGGATTCCTTTGCCTATGTCGCCTCCCACGACCTAAAGGAGCCGTTGCGCGGCATTCACAACTACTCTATCTTTCTGCTAGAAGACTACGCCGACCAACTCGACGCCGACGGGGTAAGCAAGCTCCAGACGTTGGTGCGGCTGAGCCAGCGCATGGAAGCCCTTATCGAGTCGCTGTTGCAGCTTTCGCGGGTCGGCCGGCAGGAGCTGCAAGTGGTCGAAACCAATGTCAACGAAGTGGTGGAAGAGGTGCTGGACATGCTGCAACCGCGCTTTGAGCAAACGCAAACGACCGTAACCGTGACCGGAACCCTGCCTACCATCCGCTGCGATCGGGTGCGCATCCGGGAGGTGTTCAACAATTTGGTCACCAACGCCATGCGTTACAACGATAAGCCCGAAAGAACCGTAACCCTCGGCTTAGCATCAAATGGCGCGCTCGGCCCCCGGGGCACGGGCCGCCCGGAAGATTTTTACGTATTCTACGTACAAGACAACGGCATCGGCATCGACCCCAAGCACCACGAAACCATTTTCAAGATCTTCAAGCGCCTGCACACCCAAGACAAATACGGCGGCGGCACGGGCGCTGGCCTAGCAATTGCTAAAAAAATGGTGGAGCGCCACGAAGGCGAGCTTTGGGTCGAATCGACGCCCGGCAACGGCGCTACATTTTATTTCTCCCTCTCCAAACACCTATAA
- a CDS encoding biliverdin-producing heme oxygenase yields the protein MSITLENTSILQRLRSETHASHDALEQNEFNQALTAGHISAEATRRFLAKLYGFLQPYEAQLSLHTFPAAWEVAHRRRAHLILEDLQPTSELPLCPDMPPLRTWPQVLGAMYVLEGSTLGGQVITRQLAKAGIATRTYFTGYGERTGPMWKSFCQLLTEAANEANQAEIVQSAILTFQKLHAWIDQP from the coding sequence ATGTCGATTACCCTCGAAAACACCAGTATTCTGCAGCGGCTGCGCAGCGAAACCCACGCTTCGCACGACGCTCTGGAGCAAAACGAATTCAACCAAGCGCTCACTGCCGGGCATATTTCAGCGGAAGCTACGCGGCGGTTTCTGGCAAAGCTGTACGGCTTTTTGCAGCCCTACGAAGCGCAGCTTTCCTTGCATACTTTTCCGGCGGCTTGGGAAGTGGCACACCGCCGACGGGCACACCTGATTTTGGAGGATTTGCAGCCGACTTCTGAGCTGCCGCTGTGCCCCGATATGCCCCCCCTGCGCACGTGGCCGCAGGTGCTGGGCGCCATGTACGTGCTGGAAGGCTCGACTTTGGGCGGCCAGGTGATCACGCGCCAACTGGCCAAAGCAGGCATCGCCACCCGCACGTATTTTACGGGCTATGGCGAACGCACCGGCCCGATGTGGAAGAGCTTCTGCCAACTCCTGACGGAAGCCGCCAACGAAGCCAATCAAGCGGAAATCGTGCAGTCCGCCATCCTGACGTTTCAAAAACTACACGCGTGGATCGATCAACCGTAA
- a CDS encoding YfcC family protein: MIPFRFPHPLVLLVGFILLATVLSYVLPAGVFERRPDAATGRAVVVPGSYHHVAATPVSPLQALVDIPKGMADAASVIFLIFLAGGAFTVVDQTGALRRGVDWLVGQFEGHEKWVIPIISLLFATMGALENMQEEIIPLVPVLLVLMRRLGYPVLTAAAVSLGAAAVGAAFSPMNPFQVVIAQKLAQVPVFSGAGFRLVFLAAALVLWIGGTMRYAARHRVAPEVFDNEPITTNATARHGLVLLLLLLTFALFTYGILKLGWDFEQMGALFFVLGVLAGLIGGLGLNGTAEGFVTGFRDMAFSAMLIGFARAIFVVLDQGHIVDTIVSGMSAPLAHLPVALSALGMMGVHTALHLPVPSVSGQAVLTMPILTPLSDLLGLPRQVTILAYQYGAGLCELVTPTNGALMAIVAACGVRFDQWWKFVLPLYLALLALGAVAVMVGIAIGLQ; encoded by the coding sequence ATGATCCCGTTTCGCTTTCCGCACCCCCTTGTGCTGCTTGTTGGCTTTATTCTGCTCGCTACCGTGCTGAGCTATGTGTTGCCGGCGGGCGTGTTTGAGCGCCGCCCCGACGCCGCCACGGGCCGCGCAGTAGTGGTGCCCGGCTCCTATCACCACGTAGCGGCCACGCCCGTGAGCCCATTGCAGGCACTGGTCGATATTCCGAAGGGCATGGCCGACGCGGCTTCGGTGATCTTTCTGATTTTTCTGGCCGGGGGGGCCTTCACGGTAGTCGACCAGACCGGGGCCTTACGCCGCGGCGTCGATTGGTTGGTGGGCCAATTTGAAGGCCACGAAAAGTGGGTAATTCCGATTATCTCGCTGCTTTTTGCCACGATGGGTGCCTTGGAAAACATGCAGGAAGAAATTATTCCGCTGGTGCCCGTACTGCTGGTGCTGATGCGGCGGCTGGGCTACCCAGTGCTCACCGCGGCCGCGGTGAGCCTGGGTGCGGCAGCCGTGGGTGCGGCGTTTAGTCCGATGAACCCGTTTCAGGTGGTTATCGCGCAGAAGCTGGCCCAAGTGCCGGTGTTTTCGGGCGCCGGATTCCGACTGGTTTTTCTAGCCGCTGCCTTGGTCCTCTGGATTGGTGGCACGATGCGCTACGCCGCCCGCCACCGCGTTGCGCCAGAAGTATTTGATAATGAGCCAATTACTACAAATGCCACCGCCCGGCATGGGTTGGTTCTGCTGCTGTTGCTGCTGACTTTTGCGCTCTTCACGTACGGCATCCTGAAGCTGGGCTGGGATTTTGAGCAGATGGGCGCTTTGTTTTTTGTGCTGGGCGTGCTGGCGGGCCTCATCGGGGGCTTGGGCCTAAACGGAACGGCCGAAGGCTTCGTGACCGGCTTCCGCGATATGGCGTTTTCGGCCATGCTGATCGGGTTTGCCCGCGCGATTTTTGTGGTCTTGGACCAAGGTCACATCGTGGATACCATCGTCAGCGGCATGTCGGCCCCGTTGGCGCATTTGCCCGTGGCTTTGTCGGCCTTGGGCATGATGGGCGTGCACACCGCGCTGCACTTGCCCGTGCCCAGCGTGAGCGGCCAGGCCGTGCTGACCATGCCCATTCTTACGCCCCTCTCCGACCTGCTTGGGCTCCCCCGCCAAGTCACGATTCTGGCCTACCAATACGGCGCCGGCCTTTGCGAGCTGGTCACGCCCACCAACGGCGCCCTCATGGCCATCGTGGCCGCCTGCGGGGTGCGCTTCGACCAATGGTGGAAGTTTGTGTTGCCGCTGTACCTGGCACTGCTAGCACTGGGCGCAGTTGCCGTGATGGTGGGCATTGCCATAGGGCTGCAATAA
- a CDS encoding ATP synthase subunit B family protein, giving the protein MSTIEEKEYWKIRAEVRQEITATRTELLELITKKSILERRLEQAQQRMAGLNRSLLNEDYYIKLSTLNSEIDEPGAYDANFSVAHEPIPFHHYRDAGEGDDPIAIFGQERTVEGFRQEGFGSKGMTIPQRTGRFIVSDSGKMKYRLYDEIIARLHVADPAGFRAITTKDSEGQILINGEFGVVPCFDEAASGRIYTSEAAYFQALSRYYMFMAKMATMRSRPPEQHLAVTTR; this is encoded by the coding sequence ATGTCAACGATAGAAGAAAAAGAATATTGGAAAATTCGAGCGGAAGTCAGACAGGAAATAACAGCTACCCGAACCGAGTTGCTGGAGCTCATCACCAAAAAGAGCATCCTTGAGCGGCGCTTAGAGCAGGCGCAGCAGCGTATGGCAGGGCTTAATCGATCCTTATTGAACGAAGACTACTACATCAAGCTCAGCACCCTCAACTCCGAAATCGACGAGCCGGGGGCCTACGACGCAAATTTCTCGGTGGCGCACGAACCGATTCCGTTTCACCACTACCGCGATGCGGGCGAAGGCGACGACCCGATTGCGATCTTCGGGCAGGAGCGCACCGTCGAAGGATTTCGACAGGAAGGCTTCGGCAGTAAGGGAATGACGATTCCGCAGCGTACGGGCCGTTTCATCGTCAGTGACAGCGGCAAGATGAAGTACCGCCTCTACGACGAGATCATCGCCCGCCTGCACGTCGCCGATCCGGCTGGGTTCCGGGCCATCACCACCAAAGACAGTGAAGGCCAGATCCTGATCAACGGCGAATTTGGCGTAGTACCCTGCTTTGACGAAGCCGCTTCGGGCCGAATTTATACCTCAGAAGCGGCTTACTTTCAGGCACTTTCGCGCTACTATATGTTCATGGCCAAAATGGCAACCATGCGAAGTCGACCGCCGGAACAGCACCTCGCCGTAACTACCCGTTAG
- a CDS encoding glycoside hydrolase 5 family protein — protein MKIFAPARLGLWLTTTLTVASTPAFISPIRMHAEAPAAAVKVEVRKQQNGKFQLLRGGKPYYINGAGGSQYLDRLAAYGGNSFRTWSTTDADKTLAEANKYGLTVMMGLDVARERHGFDYNNTAEVAKQLARLRADVLKHKDDPALLLWGIGNELNLDYTNPKVWEAVNDIAKMIHEVDPNHPATTVLAGLNPKEAALVKARCPDLDLLAVNTYGGLPALPKQIRDYGWEGAYIVAEWGPTGHWECPQTAWKASVEETSSQKADAYQSRYAASMQQDTERCLGSYAFLWGQKQERTPTWYGLFTEDGKESEVIDVLQHLWTGKWPANRAPHVSPLLLDGKTATDNVYLKPGGSYSVAATATDPNRDPLTYRWELLPESTDLKQGGDRESRPVAVPNAVANKQPGQALLTAPAKEGAYRLFLYVYDGNNNVATANIPFYVKS, from the coding sequence ATGAAAATTTTTGCTCCGGCACGTCTTGGTTTGTGGCTAACGACCACGCTCACAGTGGCTTCTACGCCCGCCTTTATCTCCCCGATTCGTATGCACGCAGAAGCGCCAGCCGCCGCGGTTAAAGTAGAAGTCCGCAAGCAGCAGAACGGCAAGTTTCAGCTTTTGCGGGGCGGCAAGCCCTATTACATCAACGGAGCGGGTGGCTCGCAGTACCTTGACCGGCTGGCGGCGTACGGCGGCAACTCCTTCCGGACGTGGTCGACGACGGATGCCGACAAAACGCTGGCCGAGGCCAACAAATACGGCCTGACGGTGATGATGGGCCTGGATGTGGCCCGCGAGCGCCACGGCTTCGACTACAACAACACAGCTGAGGTGGCCAAGCAGCTGGCGCGGCTGCGCGCCGACGTGCTGAAGCACAAAGACGACCCGGCCCTGCTGCTGTGGGGCATCGGCAATGAGTTGAACCTCGACTACACCAACCCGAAGGTGTGGGAGGCCGTGAACGACATCGCCAAAATGATTCACGAAGTCGACCCGAACCACCCGGCCACCACGGTGCTGGCCGGCCTCAACCCCAAGGAGGCGGCGTTGGTGAAGGCCCGCTGTCCCGACTTGGATTTGCTGGCCGTGAACACCTACGGCGGCCTGCCCGCGCTGCCCAAACAGATCCGTGACTACGGCTGGGAAGGCGCGTACATCGTGGCCGAATGGGGTCCGACGGGCCATTGGGAATGCCCCCAAACGGCCTGGAAGGCTTCGGTAGAGGAAACCAGCAGCCAGAAAGCCGACGCCTACCAGAGCCGCTACGCCGCCTCAATGCAGCAGGATACGGAGCGCTGCCTGGGCTCGTATGCGTTTCTGTGGGGGCAAAAACAGGAGCGCACTCCCACGTGGTACGGCCTCTTTACCGAAGACGGCAAGGAATCGGAAGTCATTGACGTACTGCAACATCTCTGGACGGGCAAGTGGCCCGCCAACCGCGCGCCCCACGTTTCGCCGCTGCTACTCGACGGCAAAACAGCCACCGACAACGTGTATCTGAAGCCCGGCGGTAGCTATTCCGTCGCGGCCACGGCCACCGATCCCAACCGCGACCCGCTCACTTACCGCTGGGAGCTTTTGCCCGAAAGCACCGATCTGAAGCAGGGCGGCGACCGGGAAAGCCGGCCGGTGGCCGTTCCGAACGCCGTTGCTAACAAACAGCCGGGTCAGGCCCTGCTCACGGCGCCGGCCAAAGAAGGCGCGTACCGCCTGTTTCTGTATGTCTACGACGGCAACAACAACGTTGCGACCGCCAATATTCCCTTTTATGTAAAATCTTGA
- the gloA2 gene encoding SMU1112c/YaeR family gloxylase I-like metalloprotein, whose protein sequence is MISITQVHHIAIICSNYEVSKRFYTEVLGLSVLQEVYRAERQSYKLDLALNGQYVIELFSFPETPKRLSRPEAAGLRHLAFAVPDLEAVAQHLDNQNVVYEPIRTDEFTGKRFTFIADPDGLPLEFYEQ, encoded by the coding sequence ATGATCTCGATAACCCAGGTTCACCACATTGCCATTATCTGCTCCAATTACGAAGTTTCGAAGCGGTTTTACACGGAAGTGCTGGGCCTAAGCGTCCTGCAAGAAGTGTATCGGGCTGAACGACAGTCGTATAAACTCGATCTGGCCCTGAACGGGCAGTACGTCATCGAGCTGTTTTCCTTTCCCGAAACCCCCAAACGCTTGTCGCGTCCCGAAGCGGCCGGCTTGCGCCACTTGGCTTTTGCCGTTCCGGATCTGGAAGCTGTTGCGCAACATCTTGATAATCAAAATGTTGTATATGAGCCCATCCGGACGGACGAATTCACTGGCAAGCGCTTTACCTTCATCGCCGATCCGGATGGCCTGCCGCTGGAGTTTTACGAGCAGTAA
- a CDS encoding Gfo/Idh/MocA family protein, with protein sequence MHKLQDTTNYKSRYYASRREFLRNLSLGLGAAFVSLPTLAEALPGLNKTQLGPASREALQTGRKLGIALVGLGGYSTGELAPALLETKLCRLAGIVTGTPSKAEQWKKQYNIPDKNIYNYETFDRIADNPDIDIVYVVLPNALHADFVVRAAKAGKHVICEKPMATSAADCRRMIEACKKAGKKLGIGYRLHTEPHNLEMMRLGQKEVYDPVKRIIADNGFTMGNNRPWRIQKKLSGGGPLMDMGIYCVQGALYTKGQIPVSVTAQYAKKQRPEQFNEVEEAISWQFRFQDGSVADCRTSYVENMSQLRAEAAKGWFELKPAFGYGGLQGKTSQGPMNVPNINQQARQMDDFADCVLHNKPTRVPGEMGLRDVQLLEAIYRAADTATRISTKDVVAVLDKV encoded by the coding sequence ATGCACAAACTTCAAGATACAACCAATTATAAGTCAAGGTATTACGCTTCACGCCGGGAGTTCCTCCGCAACCTTAGCCTGGGCCTGGGCGCCGCTTTTGTGAGCCTGCCGACGCTGGCTGAGGCGCTCCCCGGATTGAATAAAACGCAATTAGGCCCTGCCAGTCGCGAGGCGCTCCAAACCGGCCGCAAGCTGGGCATTGCTTTGGTAGGCCTGGGCGGCTACAGCACCGGCGAATTGGCCCCGGCCTTGCTCGAAACCAAGCTATGCCGCCTAGCGGGCATCGTGACGGGCACGCCCAGCAAGGCTGAGCAATGGAAAAAGCAGTATAACATCCCCGACAAGAATATCTACAACTACGAGACCTTCGACCGTATTGCCGACAACCCCGACATCGACATTGTGTACGTGGTGCTGCCCAACGCCCTGCACGCCGATTTTGTGGTGCGGGCGGCGAAAGCCGGCAAGCACGTCATCTGTGAAAAGCCCATGGCGACCTCGGCCGCCGATTGCCGCCGCATGATCGAGGCCTGCAAGAAAGCGGGCAAAAAGCTCGGGATCGGTTACCGGCTACACACCGAGCCGCACAACCTGGAAATGATGCGCCTGGGGCAGAAAGAGGTGTACGACCCGGTCAAGCGCATCATCGCCGACAACGGCTTTACGATGGGCAACAACCGCCCTTGGCGCATTCAGAAGAAGCTTTCGGGGGGCGGCCCGCTCATGGACATGGGCATCTATTGCGTGCAGGGCGCGCTCTACACCAAAGGCCAGATTCCGGTGTCCGTGACGGCTCAATACGCCAAAAAGCAGCGTCCCGAGCAGTTTAACGAAGTAGAAGAGGCCATCAGCTGGCAGTTTCGTTTTCAGGATGGCAGCGTGGCCGACTGCCGTACGAGCTACGTTGAAAACATGAGCCAGCTGCGCGCCGAGGCAGCCAAAGGATGGTTCGAGCTTAAGCCGGCTTTTGGCTACGGGGGCTTGCAGGGCAAAACCAGCCAGGGTCCTATGAATGTGCCCAATATCAACCAGCAGGCGCGCCAAATGGACGATTTTGCCGATTGCGTATTGCACAACAAGCCAACCCGCGTGCCCGGCGAAATGGGCCTGCGCGACGTGCAATTGCTGGAAGCCATTTACCGTGCCGCCGACACGGCCACCCGCATTTCCACGAAAGACGTGGTCGCTGTACTCGATAAGGTGTAG
- a CDS encoding LytR/AlgR family response regulator transcription factor — MKLHCLLVDDEPPALEVLKAHVREVAQLELVGTCGNALEAFGMLQQHPVDLLFLDIKMPKILGTDFLRSLRHPPQVIFTTAYREYAYEGFELDAVDYLLKPVSLERFLKAVAKASKTDSGAAPEPLHSVNPDAFLYFRIDRKMVKVVLRDILYVEGLKDYVKIHTVAGPPLVVKQTINGMEEKLPESNFLRIHRSFIVALDKIRTYNARHVEVANQELPIGRLFRQHVDEVLV; from the coding sequence ATGAAACTGCATTGCCTACTGGTTGACGACGAGCCTCCGGCGCTGGAAGTACTGAAAGCACATGTGCGGGAAGTAGCGCAGTTGGAACTGGTAGGTACCTGTGGCAACGCCTTGGAGGCCTTTGGCATGTTGCAGCAGCACCCGGTCGACCTGCTGTTTCTCGATATCAAGATGCCCAAAATCCTTGGCACGGATTTTCTGCGCAGCCTGCGCCACCCGCCCCAGGTCATCTTCACCACTGCCTACCGCGAGTACGCTTATGAGGGTTTCGAGCTGGATGCGGTGGATTACTTGCTCAAACCCGTGTCGCTGGAGCGCTTTCTGAAGGCCGTCGCCAAAGCCAGCAAAACCGATTCGGGGGCCGCCCCGGAACCGCTGCACTCCGTAAACCCCGATGCGTTTCTCTACTTCCGCATCGACCGGAAGATGGTGAAGGTGGTATTGCGCGACATCCTGTACGTGGAAGGGCTGAAGGATTATGTGAAGATTCATACCGTAGCAGGCCCGCCGTTGGTGGTAAAGCAAACCATCAACGGGATGGAAGAAAAGCTCCCCGAGAGCAATTTCCTTCGCATTCACCGCTCGTTTATCGTGGCCCTGGACAAGATTCGAACCTACAACGCCCGGCACGTTGAGGTGGCCAACCAGGAACTGCCCATTGGCCGGCTGTTTCGCCAGCACGTCGACGAGGTGCTGGTGTAA